A single window of Thalassomonas viridans DNA harbors:
- the fabV gene encoding enoyl-ACP reductase FabV: MVIQPKIRGFICTNAHPAGCEAHVNEQIAYVRSQLQAETKPKNVLVIGSSTGYGLASRITAAFGNNAKTLGVFFEKGPTEKKTASAGWYNTAAFQKAADEIGLWSKNINGDAFSNEIKEKTIDVIKEELGQIDLVVYSLASPRRTDPNTGEVYSSTLKPIGQDITTKNLNTSKRIIDEVSVEAASEDEIANTIKVMGGEDWELWINALKGAGVLADGFKTVAYTYIGKELTWPIYGKATIGRAKDDLDRASGAIKAATADIRGEAYVTSLNAVVTQASSAIPIMPLYISAMFKVMKGDGTYEGCIEQIQGLFRENLYGENPNLDDMGRLRQNDKELEDSVQQRVNDIWNSVTTETIDELTDYKGYHKEFLNLFGFELAGVDYDADVSPVVEINNLV; this comes from the coding sequence ATGGTTATTCAGCCGAAAATTCGCGGTTTTATCTGTACCAACGCTCACCCTGCCGGTTGTGAAGCGCATGTTAATGAACAAATTGCTTATGTCAGAAGCCAGCTGCAGGCAGAAACTAAGCCAAAAAATGTTTTAGTGATCGGGTCATCTACCGGTTATGGCCTGGCTTCCCGTATTACCGCCGCTTTTGGCAACAACGCCAAAACCTTAGGGGTTTTCTTTGAAAAAGGGCCGACGGAGAAGAAAACCGCTTCTGCCGGCTGGTATAATACCGCGGCTTTCCAGAAGGCTGCCGATGAAATCGGCCTGTGGTCGAAAAACATCAACGGTGATGCTTTTTCTAATGAAATCAAAGAAAAAACCATAGATGTCATCAAAGAAGAGCTGGGACAGATTGACCTGGTTGTTTACAGCCTGGCGTCACCGCGCCGTACCGATCCCAATACCGGTGAGGTGTATTCATCAACCTTGAAGCCTATTGGTCAAGATATCACCACCAAAAACTTAAATACTTCCAAGCGTATTATCGACGAAGTGTCCGTGGAAGCGGCCAGCGAAGACGAAATTGCCAACACCATCAAAGTCATGGGCGGCGAAGATTGGGAGCTGTGGATCAATGCCCTTAAAGGCGCCGGTGTACTGGCGGACGGCTTTAAAACTGTTGCCTATACCTATATAGGTAAAGAGCTGACCTGGCCTATTTACGGCAAGGCGACTATCGGCCGCGCCAAAGATGATTTAGACCGGGCATCGGGTGCTATTAAAGCTGCTACCGCCGATATCCGGGGGGAAGCTTATGTGACTTCCCTTAATGCCGTGGTAACCCAGGCAAGCTCCGCCATTCCTATTATGCCGCTATACATCTCTGCTATGTTCAAAGTGATGAAAGGCGACGGCACTTATGAAGGTTGCATCGAGCAAATCCAGGGCTTGTTCCGCGAGAACCTATACGGCGAGAATCCTAACCTTGATGATATGGGCCGTCTGCGCCAGAACGATAAAGAGCTGGAAGACAGCGTACAGCAACGGGTAAATGATATCTGGAACAGTGTGACCACAGAAACCATAGACGAGTTAACCGACTACAAGGGTTACCATAAAGAGTTCCTGAACCTGTTTGGTTTTGAACTGGCGGGTGTGGATTACGATGCCGATGTCAGCCCGGTAGTTGAGATCAACAATCTGGTTTAA